One stretch of Aquimarina sp. Aq107 DNA includes these proteins:
- a CDS encoding SDR family NAD(P)-dependent oxidoreductase — protein sequence MKTALITGATSGIGKSTAYEFAKNNINLILCGRRQERLDQMKSELSKTVKVHTLCFDVRDKESVFKSIENLPGEFDTIDILINNAGNAHGLDPIQTGEIDDWDAMLDINVKGLLYVSKAIIPKMISQKSGHIINIGSIAGKEVYPNGNVYCASKHAVDAINKGMLIDLNKHGIRVGAIHPGLVETEFSNVRFKGDDKKADTVYNGFDPLRPEDIADIISFVVTRPYHVNISDLVVLPTAQANSTIVNKGL from the coding sequence ATGAAAACAGCATTGATAACTGGAGCTACAAGTGGCATAGGAAAATCAACAGCTTATGAGTTTGCCAAAAACAATATAAATCTAATACTTTGCGGAAGAAGACAAGAACGGTTGGATCAAATGAAATCCGAATTAAGTAAAACGGTAAAAGTCCATACGCTCTGCTTTGATGTTAGAGATAAAGAAAGTGTTTTTAAAAGTATAGAAAACTTGCCTGGAGAATTCGATACCATAGATATATTAATTAACAATGCAGGAAATGCACATGGATTAGATCCTATACAGACTGGAGAGATCGATGACTGGGACGCTATGTTAGATATAAATGTAAAGGGACTACTTTATGTATCCAAAGCAATTATTCCTAAAATGATTTCGCAAAAATCCGGACATATTATCAATATTGGTTCTATAGCAGGTAAAGAAGTTTATCCTAATGGAAATGTCTATTGTGCTAGTAAACATGCCGTTGATGCTATTAATAAGGGAATGCTGATAGATCTAAATAAACATGGTATAAGAGTTGGAGCTATACACCCAGGATTAGTAGAAACTGAATTCAGTAATGTTAGATTTAAAGGAGATGACAAAAAAGCTGATACCGTTTATAATGGTTTCGACCCTTTGAGACCTGAAGACATTGCTGACATCATTAGTTTTGTAGTTACAAGACCTTACCACGTAAACATTTCTGATCTTGTAGTTTTACCAACAGCTCAAGCTAACAGTACAATTGTAAATAAAGGTTTATAA
- a CDS encoding recombinase family protein has translation MSKIKAVAYVRVSTKEQSLDRQKEEIQKYANENDYIIEKYFEDKVSSMKVSIDKRTGFNRLKKYLFDDNIKAKTLLVHEVSRLGRKNFEVQNVIEEFSQKRVNIHIMDMKQSTLNENGIKSPESNIIISILASMAENENRVLSDRIKGGLLSSAKKGFAFSSKITGYKKGEDKKPQVDEKEASIVRRIYELAESDTTLYFISKAIQEEFGKEINSKTISGIVKNPFYKGDRKYLEETIPVPPLVTKETWNKANEFLNKRKVFTKRYQVNVNVVEGKIECYNCGNPMYQVVIKKGRSNMFKCSKKCSKVTVNRPWLYEMIRYVVEKHTKKVNDEKFKNDLSKQIKENEQLEADLRKEKDKAESAQLRNYDMFLKEKVSGAIYEKMDKIHVDEINNISLQFNECLKKNRII, from the coding sequence ATGTCAAAAATAAAAGCAGTAGCATACGTAAGGGTGTCAACTAAAGAACAAAGCTTAGATAGACAAAAAGAGGAAATTCAAAAATACGCTAACGAGAATGACTATATCATTGAAAAGTATTTTGAAGATAAAGTTTCATCTATGAAGGTAAGTATAGACAAGCGTACTGGATTCAATAGGCTAAAAAAATATTTATTCGACGATAATATCAAGGCAAAAACATTGTTGGTACACGAAGTTTCAAGACTGGGAAGAAAAAATTTTGAAGTTCAAAATGTAATAGAAGAATTTTCGCAAAAGAGAGTGAATATTCACATAATGGATATGAAACAATCAACACTTAATGAAAATGGTATTAAAAGCCCTGAATCAAATATTATTATCTCTATTCTTGCAAGTATGGCAGAAAATGAGAATAGGGTATTGTCGGATAGAATTAAAGGAGGACTCCTTTCAAGTGCAAAAAAAGGATTTGCTTTTAGTAGTAAAATAACGGGTTATAAAAAGGGAGAGGATAAAAAACCTCAAGTAGACGAAAAAGAAGCTTCCATAGTCAGGAGAATATACGAATTAGCAGAAAGCGATACTACTTTGTACTTTATTTCAAAAGCTATTCAAGAAGAATTTGGTAAAGAAATTAATTCAAAAACTATAAGCGGTATAGTTAAAAATCCATTTTATAAAGGAGATAGAAAATACTTAGAAGAAACAATACCAGTACCCCCCTTAGTAACTAAAGAGACATGGAATAAAGCTAATGAATTTCTAAACAAAAGAAAGGTTTTTACAAAAAGGTATCAGGTAAACGTAAATGTTGTAGAAGGTAAAATTGAATGTTACAATTGCGGTAATCCAATGTATCAAGTTGTTATAAAAAAGGGACGAAGCAATATGTTCAAATGCAGTAAAAAGTGTTCAAAGGTTACTGTAAACCGTCCTTGGCTTTATGAAATGATAAGGTATGTCGTAGAAAAACATACTAAAAAAGTAAATGACGAAAAATTTAAAAATGACCTTAGCAAACAAATTAAAGAGAATGAACAACTAGAAGCTGATCTAAGAAAAGAAAAGGATAAAGCTGAATCAGCACAGTTACGAAATTATGATATGTTCTTGAAAGAGAAAGTTAGTGGAGCTATTTATGAAAAAATGGACAAAATACACGTTGATGAAATAAATAATATTTCATTACAATTTAATGAGTGTTTAAAAAAAAATCGAATCATATAA
- a CDS encoding helix-turn-helix domain-containing protein, producing the protein MAKKRKEPHPEVLKFGEKIFKLRSKHNMSQMDLGAEVGIDRENIRKYEKGIQEPRLTTIIKFKKVFDVSFDELLG; encoded by the coding sequence ATGGCTAAAAAGAGAAAAGAACCACACCCTGAGGTGTTAAAATTCGGAGAAAAAATTTTTAAACTTAGGAGTAAACATAATATGTCGCAGATGGATTTAGGGGCTGAGGTAGGAATAGATCGCGAAAATATACGGAAGTATGAAAAGGGAATTCAAGAACCAAGGTTAACTACAATTATTAAATTTAAAAAGGTTTTTGATGTTAGTTTTGACGAACTATTAGGTTAA
- a CDS encoding ABC-three component system middle component 2: MESFKNRNTKVFNSPLEMGLRTLFVLMASNKPCDLQRLVYYDYMLVHSGDISNGPKSIHPNIPFRASEILVKRELIKKGLNLMISRDLITLNFSDNGFTYQSNELTAAFVKYLDTSYAKDLLRTSSWIVNYFDDLTDRELELYFKDKLDVWGGEFTRESLLRGNIEI, translated from the coding sequence ATGGAATCGTTCAAAAATAGAAATACTAAGGTGTTCAATTCACCATTAGAAATGGGATTAAGAACTTTGTTTGTTCTAATGGCTTCCAATAAACCGTGTGATTTACAAAGATTGGTTTATTACGATTACATGCTAGTTCATTCGGGAGATATCTCAAATGGACCAAAGAGTATCCATCCTAATATTCCTTTTAGGGCTTCTGAAATTTTAGTAAAAAGAGAGCTAATAAAGAAAGGCTTGAATTTGATGATAAGTAGAGACTTAATTACATTGAATTTTTCTGATAATGGTTTTACATACCAATCGAATGAACTTACGGCTGCTTTTGTTAAGTATTTAGACACATCATATGCGAAAGATTTGTTGAGAACCTCATCTTGGATTGTAAATTATTTTGACGATTTAACAGACAGGGAATTAGAATTATATTTTAAAGACAAATTAGATGTTTGGGGAGGCGAATTTACCAGAGAGTCTTTATTAAGAGGCAATATTGAAATATGA
- a CDS encoding recombinase family protein — translation MLKAKYIRVSTVEQNINRQVNKNYELYTDEVSGLIPFRERPAGKRLIKDIMDKKIDYVVIHSIDRLGRNVTDIQKQLNWFIENGIQIFCENIQMELLTKDGNINLISKMIIDLLASISGLEVDSIKERQKQGIQIAKAKGIYKGRKLGAVMTNENYIKRHKDIVSLLKDGLSINKISRLTGKAFVTVKSVKERMELAS, via the coding sequence ATGTTAAAAGCAAAATATATTCGAGTTAGCACAGTTGAACAAAATATTAATAGGCAAGTTAATAAAAATTACGAGTTATACACCGATGAGGTTTCAGGTTTAATTCCTTTTAGAGAAAGACCTGCTGGAAAAAGGTTAATTAAGGATATTATGGATAAAAAAATTGACTATGTTGTAATACATTCAATTGACAGATTAGGTCGTAACGTGACAGATATTCAAAAGCAACTAAATTGGTTTATTGAAAATGGCATTCAAATTTTTTGCGAAAATATACAAATGGAACTTTTAACCAAAGATGGAAATATTAATTTAATCTCTAAAATGATTATTGATCTACTAGCTTCTATTTCAGGCTTAGAAGTTGATTCCATAAAAGAAAGGCAAAAACAAGGAATACAAATTGCTAAAGCTAAAGGCATCTACAAAGGCAGAAAGTTAGGAGCCGTGATGACAAATGAGAACTACATCAAAAGACACAAAGATATTGTAAGTTTATTAAAAGATGGTCTTTCCATTAACAAAATTTCTCGTCTTACAGGTAAAGCCTTTGTTACAGTAAAATCCGTTAAGGAAAGAATGGAATTAGCTTCATAA
- a CDS encoding ABC-three component system protein translates to MTNTDLEEVEAPKSFGTLTNSEMLTGIPIPPIDRLKIISSEEFEDLIREWIAGYCKKKYKSVLKTGGANDKGRDVVGFINEEKTVYDNFQCKHYDHPLMPSDIWSELIKLCCYSKNGDYSLPRKYYFVAPQGVGGTLAGYLGSPTMFKTKLYENWDSHKNIGVINSELTEELKAYIETINFDIFTFLDPQELIEQHKTTNYYTARFGGGLLNRRNEPDFSTYTDSEYSLRFIEQLFLAYSDCLKKEIKSIEELKNSSTHFQHFGRQRSSFYWAESLNQFSRDSLPEGDRSFEDLKEEIFQGVVDICLSDYDDAYKRIVKTTLEASKMTIHSNALVSVTRVMDKIGLCHHLINEEKLSWV, encoded by the coding sequence ATGACTAACACTGATCTAGAAGAAGTGGAAGCACCAAAATCTTTTGGAACGCTTACTAATAGTGAAATGTTGACAGGTATTCCTATCCCTCCTATTGATAGACTAAAAATAATATCTAGTGAGGAATTTGAAGATTTAATACGAGAATGGATAGCAGGATATTGTAAAAAAAAGTATAAGAGTGTACTTAAAACAGGTGGAGCAAATGATAAAGGAAGAGACGTTGTAGGCTTTATCAACGAAGAAAAAACCGTGTATGATAATTTTCAATGTAAACATTATGACCACCCTCTAATGCCAAGTGATATATGGAGTGAATTAATTAAACTGTGTTGTTACTCAAAAAATGGAGATTATTCACTGCCTAGAAAATACTACTTCGTAGCCCCACAGGGTGTCGGAGGAACTTTAGCAGGTTATTTAGGTTCTCCAACAATGTTTAAGACCAAACTTTACGAAAATTGGGATTCTCATAAAAATATAGGTGTAATTAATTCTGAATTAACTGAAGAATTAAAAGCTTACATAGAAACAATTAATTTCGATATTTTTACTTTTCTTGACCCTCAAGAACTTATTGAACAGCATAAAACAACAAATTATTATACAGCGAGGTTTGGTGGAGGTTTATTGAACCGAAGAAATGAACCCGATTTTTCAACATACACTGATTCCGAATATTCTTTAAGATTTATAGAGCAGCTTTTTTTAGCTTATTCTGATTGTTTAAAAAAAGAAATAAAGAGTATAGAGGAGTTAAAAAATTCTAGTACCCATTTTCAGCATTTTGGAAGACAAAGAAGTTCTTTTTATTGGGCAGAATCACTTAATCAATTTAGTAGAGATAGCCTTCCTGAGGGAGATAGAAGTTTTGAAGATTTAAAAGAAGAAATTTTTCAAGGTGTTGTAGATATCTGCTTATCGGATTACGATGATGCCTATAAAAGGATTGTAAAAACTACACTTGAAGCAAGTAAAATGACGATACACAGTAATGCTTTGGTTAGTGTTACTAGAGTGATGGATAAGATTGGTTTATGTCACCATCTAATAAATGAAGAAAAATTAAGTTGGGTTTAA
- a CDS encoding kelch repeat-containing protein yields the protein MKTSKILLVFLYVISIACNTDDNIITNDLSDTSLAFDLKTQEDQMGGFAENSMVVFEGKVWSVGGDNAYTAEDTYSSDVWSSDNGINWISVTSNIFEARYRHTLTVFNDQMWLIGGKNNSEEFLSDIWNSDDGITWSNVTMTAPFGNMSAHTTTVLNNKMYVIGPSSDRTNMIVWSTTDGINWTEENANAFPVRGNHQTVAFNNTLYVIGGRNETDRFNEIWFSNDGINWSLVSISSSIFSARDLHTATVYNNKVWVLNGKSDTSRVVKDIWYSSDMRNWTRYDEIIPFESSHSHTCLAYGEELWLFGGYITSRTSGEIWTIDED from the coding sequence ATGAAAACCTCAAAAATTTTATTAGTATTTCTATATGTTATTAGTATAGCATGTAATACAGACGACAACATAATCACAAATGATTTATCAGATACTTCTTTGGCTTTTGATTTAAAAACTCAAGAAGATCAAATGGGTGGGTTTGCCGAAAACTCCATGGTAGTATTTGAAGGAAAAGTATGGTCTGTAGGTGGTGACAACGCTTATACAGCAGAAGACACATACTCAAGTGATGTTTGGTCTAGCGATAATGGTATTAATTGGATATCTGTTACTAGCAATATTTTCGAAGCAAGGTATCGTCATACACTTACTGTTTTCAATGACCAAATGTGGTTAATTGGTGGAAAAAATAACTCTGAAGAATTTTTATCTGATATATGGAACTCTGATGATGGCATTACTTGGTCTAATGTAACAATGACCGCCCCCTTTGGTAATATGTCTGCCCACACTACTACAGTATTAAACAACAAAATGTACGTAATTGGTCCTTCATCTGATCGAACCAATATGATTGTGTGGTCCACTACAGATGGTATTAATTGGACAGAAGAAAATGCAAATGCTTTTCCTGTTAGAGGTAATCACCAAACAGTAGCCTTTAATAATACCCTATACGTTATTGGAGGTAGAAATGAAACCGATAGATTTAATGAAATCTGGTTCAGTAACGACGGAATAAACTGGTCTTTAGTGTCTATTTCATCTTCAATTTTTAGCGCTAGAGATTTACATACAGCAACCGTTTATAACAACAAAGTATGGGTTCTTAATGGAAAATCAGATACATCAAGAGTTGTAAAAGATATTTGGTATTCTTCTGATATGCGTAATTGGACAAGGTATGATGAAATTATTCCTTTTGAAAGCTCGCATTCTCATACGTGCTTAGCTTATGGAGAAGAACTATGGTTGTTTGGAGGTTATATAACATCTAGAACATCCGGAGAAATCTGGACAATTGACGAAGATTAA
- a CDS encoding ATP-binding protein, which produces MINKRLLIKNLLAHNDENSFYDKKRKLNIGEKEGKAKFLKHICALSNSNPKNNSYIVIGVEDEDNQIIGVDFFDDSKIQNLVNAYLSNPPIVAYENIPFPHLPSDKVVGLVSIRSQEGKLCSLRKNIWKYYGGSVFFRDGSISMPKVFDIEIKDVNSDIVESIESHAQNNIELTLDGVFDFMSSRKDYNPTYKVFKEYFVVCWSAKEKHVNEEIYYSRVDIALINEQVKLFYSQFDEISISITEDEFKIIEYVQLGLQETYNYYPLEEVTIKFKNNVSYDIESKILFEPPQFDRKTLYHLYNSNNALIEKLKKKMPLTRNEQKDILNLPVTYLLCYFNDFNEAKDRLEEAKPYLKGYADEKVYSLYKESIRILRKIRYS; this is translated from the coding sequence ATGATTAACAAACGTCTTTTAATAAAAAATCTTTTAGCGCATAATGATGAGAACAGTTTTTATGACAAAAAACGCAAACTTAATATTGGCGAAAAAGAAGGTAAGGCTAAATTCCTAAAACATATATGCGCTCTTTCTAACTCCAATCCCAAAAACAACTCATATATTGTCATTGGAGTTGAAGATGAAGATAACCAAATCATAGGAGTAGATTTTTTTGATGACAGTAAGATTCAAAATCTCGTAAATGCTTACCTATCGAACCCTCCTATTGTAGCTTATGAAAACATTCCATTCCCTCACCTACCTAGTGATAAAGTGGTTGGACTAGTATCGATTCGTTCTCAAGAAGGCAAGCTATGTTCTCTGCGTAAAAATATCTGGAAATATTATGGTGGTAGTGTCTTTTTTAGGGATGGAAGTATAAGTATGCCTAAAGTATTTGACATAGAAATCAAAGATGTTAATTCTGACATTGTTGAGTCCATAGAAAGTCATGCTCAAAACAATATTGAATTAACATTAGATGGAGTATTTGATTTTATGAGCTCCAGAAAAGATTACAATCCTACTTATAAAGTATTTAAAGAATACTTCGTAGTATGCTGGTCCGCCAAGGAAAAACATGTAAACGAAGAGATATACTATTCTAGAGTAGATATTGCTCTAATTAACGAGCAAGTAAAATTATTTTATTCCCAGTTTGACGAAATAAGCATCTCTATTACTGAAGATGAATTTAAAATAATAGAATATGTTCAACTTGGTTTGCAAGAAACATATAATTACTACCCTCTAGAAGAAGTAACTATTAAGTTTAAGAACAATGTTAGTTATGATATAGAAAGTAAGATTTTATTTGAACCTCCACAATTTGATAGAAAAACATTGTATCATCTATACAATAGTAACAATGCTTTAATCGAAAAACTAAAAAAGAAAATGCCATTAACTAGAAATGAGCAAAAAGACATTCTTAATCTACCTGTCACCTATCTTTTATGTTATTTTAATGATTTTAATGAAGCAAAAGATAGATTAGAAGAAGCAAAACCTTACCTAAAAGGTTATGCAGATGAAAAGGTATACTCCTTATATAAAGAAAGTATTCGCATATTAAGAAAAATCCGATATAGCTAA
- a CDS encoding metallophosphoesterase, protein MSRNLVIGDIHGALKALKQLIKKASVTTDDTLIFLGDYVDGWTDSAPLVSFLIDLQKTHNCVFIRGNHDELCYTWLKEKKYNPEWIKHGGQATIDSYQSLSKEEIDTHLYFYENLLNYYIDDHNRLYLHAGFTNIHGPHREYFSKLFYWDRTLWETALSIDPKLKKTDLAYPKRLLLFDEIYIGHTPVTRINKTTPVNATCIWNMDTGAAFKGPLTIMDIDTKEFWQSNPVYTLYPDESGRN, encoded by the coding sequence ATGAGTAGAAATCTTGTTATTGGAGATATACACGGAGCACTAAAAGCTCTTAAACAATTAATTAAAAAAGCAAGTGTAACAACTGATGATACCTTAATCTTTCTTGGTGATTATGTTGATGGGTGGACAGATAGCGCTCCTCTAGTTTCATTTCTTATTGACTTGCAAAAAACACATAATTGTGTATTCATAAGAGGTAATCACGATGAACTCTGTTATACTTGGTTAAAGGAAAAAAAATATAATCCAGAATGGATAAAACACGGAGGTCAAGCCACGATTGACTCCTATCAATCCTTATCAAAAGAAGAAATTGACACTCATCTTTATTTTTATGAAAATCTTCTCAATTATTATATTGATGATCATAATAGACTATACCTGCATGCAGGTTTCACGAATATCCATGGACCACATCGAGAATATTTTAGCAAATTGTTCTATTGGGATCGAACTTTATGGGAAACTGCTCTTTCTATCGATCCTAAATTAAAGAAAACAGATCTCGCATATCCGAAAAGACTTTTACTTTTCGATGAAATTTATATTGGTCATACTCCAGTGACCAGAATAAACAAAACAACTCCTGTAAACGCAACTTGTATTTGGAATATGGATACTGGAGCTGCTTTTAAAGGCCCACTTACCATAATGGACATAGACACTAAAGAATTTTGGCAAAGTAATCCGGTATATACGTTATACCCAGACGAAAGCGGAAGAAATTAA
- a CDS encoding AAA family ATPase, with protein MSNKGFYISKLHVTGNNVQTAKIKFESGFNVVSGLSDTGKSYIFSCINFALGSGKYPKTTIPESKGYDTVYLEIKTYKGETFTIQRNIFNGKIKVKEVEINYFLTRGEAQSLLQQHSKINDKNISTFLLDLCGLSKSLLRINKQNLTRELSYRDLANLSLIDEERIITEDSPVYNGQYTNRTVEQAIFKLLLTGKDDSGLEEIEETKVYKSRIKGKLELIENYIDQSLIKLDAYENEADKGNKSDIESRLEELNILLTDSSKQIAKLTNHKATLFNKVTELKSNLILKNELLARFVLLLEHYDSDINRLNFITQGDNYFSQLKASNCPICDGDLDQDHYDCLNEESEQSSSIMQSINMELQKIIKKKGELIKTIDKERVDTQALEDSINKLNIELQNVQEDIQSKLKPIQESSAKKVESLMAKLSNIQEIKTLNSQLTNYYSERSRLIDLQENKPTIAEYEGKVSYSVLKAFCDSIKSILEVWEFGQILALNFDTNYANYDIVIDRKNRNAFGKGYRSILYSAFVLSLLKYTVDRDLPTTGHLVIDSPLTTFQGKESKLEAVDEDKIPQDIEKSFFKDLAELNNELQVIILDNKDPDYEIIEKINYVHFTKGKSEGRYGFFPV; from the coding sequence ATGAGTAATAAAGGTTTTTATATTAGTAAATTACATGTTACGGGGAACAATGTTCAAACAGCAAAAATAAAGTTTGAATCAGGTTTTAATGTAGTATCAGGATTATCAGACACAGGGAAATCTTATATCTTTTCTTGCATCAATTTTGCATTAGGTTCGGGTAAATATCCTAAAACAACTATACCTGAATCAAAAGGTTATGACACAGTTTATTTGGAAATAAAAACCTATAAAGGAGAAACCTTTACGATACAACGAAATATTTTTAATGGTAAAATTAAAGTCAAAGAGGTTGAAATAAATTATTTTTTAACTAGAGGTGAAGCTCAATCATTATTACAGCAGCATTCTAAGATTAATGATAAAAATATATCTACATTTTTGCTTGATCTTTGTGGTTTGAGTAAATCCTTGCTAAGGATAAACAAACAAAATTTAACAAGGGAACTTAGTTATCGAGATTTAGCAAATTTATCTTTAATTGATGAGGAGAGAATAATTACAGAAGATTCTCCCGTATATAATGGTCAATATACCAACAGAACAGTAGAGCAAGCAATTTTTAAACTTTTGCTAACAGGGAAAGATGATTCAGGTTTAGAAGAAATTGAAGAAACTAAGGTCTATAAAAGTAGAATTAAAGGTAAACTTGAATTAATAGAAAATTATATAGATCAATCACTTATCAAACTTGATGCTTATGAAAATGAAGCCGATAAAGGTAATAAAAGTGATATTGAATCCCGTCTAGAAGAGCTAAATATTTTACTTACAGATTCATCAAAGCAAATTGCAAAACTTACTAATCATAAAGCTACCCTTTTCAATAAAGTTACTGAACTCAAATCTAACCTTATTTTGAAAAATGAGTTATTGGCTAGGTTTGTCTTGCTTTTAGAACATTATGATAGTGATATCAATAGATTGAATTTTATTACGCAAGGTGACAACTATTTTAGTCAACTGAAAGCATCTAATTGTCCGATTTGTGATGGAGATTTGGATCAGGATCATTACGATTGTTTAAACGAAGAGTCTGAGCAATCATCAAGTATTATGCAATCAATAAATATGGAATTGCAAAAAATAATTAAAAAGAAAGGTGAACTGATTAAAACTATTGATAAAGAGAGAGTGGATACTCAAGCACTAGAGGATAGTATAAACAAATTGAATATAGAATTACAAAATGTTCAAGAGGATATTCAAAGTAAACTAAAACCTATTCAGGAATCTAGTGCTAAGAAGGTAGAGTCTTTAATGGCAAAACTTTCTAACATACAAGAGATTAAAACTCTTAATTCTCAATTAACGAACTATTATTCTGAAAGAAGTAGGTTAATTGATTTGCAAGAAAATAAACCAACAATAGCAGAATACGAAGGAAAAGTATCATATTCAGTTTTAAAGGCTTTTTGTGATTCTATCAAGAGCATTTTAGAAGTATGGGAATTTGGACAAATTTTAGCTTTAAATTTTGATACCAATTACGCCAATTATGATATAGTTATTGATAGAAAAAACAGAAATGCATTTGGTAAAGGTTACAGGTCAATCTTATATAGCGCATTTGTTTTGTCGTTATTAAAATATACAGTTGATAGAGATTTACCAACTACAGGGCATTTAGTAATAGATTCACCTTTAACTACTTTTCAAGGCAAAGAATCTAAACTAGAAGCAGTAGATGAGGATAAAATACCACAAGATATTGAAAAGTCATTTTTTAAGGATCTAGCTGAATTAAATAACGAATTACAAGTAATTATTCTTGACAATAAGGACCCAGACTATGAAATTATAGAAAAAATTAATTATGTGCATTTTACAAAAGGAAAGTCGGAAGGAAGATATGGCTTTTTCCCAGTTTAG